Proteins co-encoded in one Afipia sp. P52-10 genomic window:
- a CDS encoding type III PLP-dependent enzyme, which produces MTERIREFLRTRRNDGLDTEPCLVVDLEVVRENYNTFAKALPDSRVFYAVKANPAPEVLALLASLGSCFDTATVAEIEMALAAGATADRISFGNTIKKERDIARAYALGIRLFAVDCAAEVEKVARAAPGAKVFCRILYDCAGAEWPLSRKFGCDPEMAVEVLDLAKRIGLEPHGISFHVGSQQRKVKAWDRALAMAATVFRDCAERGISLSMVNLGGGFPTKYLKDVPPVVTYGRSIFRALRKHFGNQIPETIIEPGRGMVGNAGIIEAEVVLISKKSDDDEVRWVYLDIGKFGGLAETMDESIRYAIRTPHDGAEMTPCVLAGPTCDSADVLYEKTPYPLPVTLEIGDKILIEGTGAYTSTYSSVAFNGIPPLKTYHI; this is translated from the coding sequence ATGACCGAACGCATTCGCGAGTTTCTGCGCACCCGTCGCAACGATGGTCTCGACACCGAGCCGTGCCTCGTCGTCGACCTCGAGGTCGTGCGCGAGAACTACAACACCTTCGCCAAGGCCCTGCCGGACTCCCGGGTGTTCTACGCCGTGAAGGCAAACCCGGCGCCGGAAGTGCTGGCACTGCTGGCTTCGCTCGGCTCCTGCTTCGACACGGCGACCGTCGCCGAGATCGAGATGGCGCTGGCCGCCGGCGCGACCGCGGACCGCATCTCCTTCGGCAACACCATCAAGAAGGAGCGCGATATCGCGCGCGCCTACGCGCTCGGCATCCGCCTGTTCGCGGTGGACTGCGCCGCCGAGGTCGAGAAGGTCGCCCGTGCCGCGCCTGGCGCGAAGGTTTTCTGCCGCATCCTGTACGACTGCGCCGGCGCCGAGTGGCCGCTCTCGCGGAAGTTCGGCTGCGACCCGGAGATGGCGGTCGAGGTGCTCGATCTCGCCAAGCGCATCGGGCTGGAGCCGCATGGCATCTCGTTCCATGTCGGTTCGCAGCAGCGCAAGGTGAAGGCGTGGGACCGCGCGCTCGCGATGGCGGCGACCGTGTTCCGCGACTGCGCCGAGCGGGGAATCAGCCTGTCGATGGTTAACCTCGGCGGCGGCTTCCCGACCAAGTACCTGAAGGACGTTCCGCCGGTGGTGACCTACGGCCGATCGATCTTCCGGGCGCTGCGCAAACACTTCGGCAACCAGATCCCGGAAACGATCATCGAACCGGGCCGCGGCATGGTCGGCAACGCCGGCATTATCGAGGCGGAAGTCGTTCTGATCTCCAAGAAGAGCGACGACGACGAGGTGCGCTGGGTCTATCTCGACATCGGCAAGTTCGGCGGCCTCGCCGAGACGATGGACGAGTCGATCCGCTACGCCATCCGCACGCCGCATGACGGCGCCGAGATGACGCCTTGCGTCCTCGCCGGCCCGACCTGCGACTCGGCCGACGTGCTGTACGAGAAGACGCCGTATCCGCTGCCGGTCACGCTGGAGATCGGGGACAAGATCCTGATCGAGGGCACCGGGGCGTATACCTCGACCTACTCGTCGGTGGCCTTCAACGGCATCCCGCCGCTGAAGACCTACCACATCTGA
- a CDS encoding aldo/keto reductase has product MEIRNLGGSGLRVSAVGLGCNNFGQRLDVEGTRKVIHAAFDAGITLFDTADIYGNRGGSESAMGEVLGDKRKEIVLATKFAMQMDDEGVKKGASRRYIMKAIEDSLKRLRTDYIDLYQQHTYDPLTPIDETLRALDDLVRQGKVRYVGCSNLPAWRVAEAALTAKIINVPGFVSIQDEYSLVVRDIEKELQPAAKAYNLGILPYFPLASGLLTGKYAAGADAPAGTRFATTPRLRDRYATEKNVRLVEQLKAFAAERGHSMLELAFSWLASRPQVASVIAGATRPEQIAQNAKAIAWKLTDDDLSAIDRITLGNG; this is encoded by the coding sequence ATGGAAATTCGCAATCTCGGCGGCTCCGGCCTGCGCGTGTCCGCGGTCGGTCTCGGCTGCAACAATTTCGGCCAGCGTCTCGACGTCGAAGGCACCCGCAAGGTCATCCACGCCGCGTTCGACGCCGGCATCACCCTGTTTGATACCGCCGATATTTACGGCAATCGCGGCGGCTCCGAGAGCGCGATGGGCGAAGTGCTCGGCGACAAGCGCAAGGAGATCGTGCTCGCCACCAAATTCGCGATGCAGATGGACGATGAGGGCGTGAAGAAGGGCGCCTCGCGCCGCTACATCATGAAGGCGATCGAGGACAGCCTGAAGCGGCTGCGTACCGACTACATCGACCTCTACCAGCAGCACACCTACGACCCGCTGACGCCGATCGACGAGACGCTGCGCGCGCTCGACGACCTCGTGCGCCAGGGCAAGGTGCGGTACGTCGGCTGCTCCAACCTGCCGGCCTGGCGGGTGGCGGAGGCGGCGCTGACGGCGAAGATCATCAACGTGCCGGGCTTCGTCTCGATCCAGGACGAGTACAGCCTGGTGGTGCGCGACATCGAGAAGGAACTGCAGCCGGCGGCCAAGGCCTACAACCTCGGCATCCTGCCCTACTTCCCGCTCGCCAGCGGTCTTCTCACCGGCAAGTACGCGGCGGGCGCAGACGCGCCCGCGGGCACGCGCTTCGCCACCACGCCGCGCCTGCGCGACCGCTACGCGACCGAGAAGAACGTCCGTCTCGTCGAGCAGCTGAAGGCGTTCGCCGCCGAGCGCGGCCACAGCATGCTGGAGCTGGCGTTCTCATGGCTGGCTTCGCGACCGCAGGTGGCGAGCGTGATTGCTGGCGCCACCCGGCCCGAGCAGA
- a CDS encoding GNAT family N-acetyltransferase, with amino-acid sequence MKALQKTALKKSVAPAPFAIRRERASDVAAREQLLDLCFGENRFARTCQRIRDGRLPAEGLAFTAVRHGRLVGTLRLWHVAAGGRASLMLGPLAVDPKLRSLGIGAALMRHAIVVAAALGYESIVLLGDAPYYERFGFSAEAAKDLVLPGPFERERMLGLELRAGALAGATGMILPTGKASGEAALRQAAKPSARRTARVVPLAG; translated from the coding sequence ATGAAAGCGTTGCAGAAGACCGCCCTGAAGAAATCCGTCGCCCCTGCCCCGTTCGCGATCCGCCGCGAGCGCGCATCGGATGTCGCAGCCCGCGAACAGTTGCTGGACCTGTGCTTCGGTGAAAACCGGTTCGCACGCACCTGCCAGCGCATCCGCGACGGGCGGCTGCCCGCCGAAGGCCTCGCCTTCACGGCGGTCCGGCACGGCCGGCTGGTCGGCACGCTGCGGCTCTGGCACGTCGCCGCCGGCGGCCGGGCATCGTTGATGCTCGGCCCGCTGGCGGTGGACCCGAAGCTGCGTTCGCTCGGCATTGGCGCTGCGCTGATGCGCCACGCCATCGTCGTCGCGGCGGCGCTCGGCTACGAGTCGATCGTGCTGCTCGGCGACGCGCCGTACTATGAGCGCTTCGGCTTCTCGGCCGAGGCAGCCAAGGACCTGGTGCTGCCCGGCCCGTTCGAGCGCGAGCGCATGCTCGGCCTCGAACTGCGCGCGGGCGCACTCGCCGGCGCCACCGGCATGATCCTGCCGACCGGCAAGGCCTCGGGCGAGGCCGCGCTGCGTCAGGCGGCCAAGCCCTCGGCCCGTCGCACGGCACGCGTCGTTCCGCTCGCGGGCTGA